The genomic region GGCCGATCTCGCGCGCCGCGTAGCCGTCGCTCAACACCACCCGCACCCGCGAGGCGACGCCGTTGGCCTGCGCGTTGGCGGCGGCCACGCGCACCGCCGCCGGGTCGACGTCGCTGGCCAGCACGCGGGCCGGCCAGGTGTGCGCGGCGGCGATGGCCAGGATGCCCGAGCCGCAGCCCATGTCCAGCACCCGGCGGATGGGCCTGTGCGCCAGGCCGTCCAGCGCCTTGAGGCAGCCGGCGGTGCTTTCGTGGCGGCCCGAGCCGAAGGCCAGCCCGGCGTCGACCTTGAGCGGGATGCACCCGGCCGGCAACGGTCCGGCGAAATCCGAGCCGTGCACGAAATAGCGGCCGACGGTGAAGGGTTCGAAGGCGCGGCGGTTCTCGTCCAGCCAGTCGCGCGGCGGCAGCCACACGATGTCGGGACGGGGCGGCGCCACGGCGCAGGCGGCGGCCGCCCCCTCGATGGCGGCGCGCACGGCCGCTTGGTCGGGCTCGTCGGCCAGGAAGGCGTCGAGACGGATCTCGGCGGTGGCCGGGTCCTCGATCATCGGCCAGATCACCGCCCCCGACAGGCTTTCGAGAGCCTCGGCGAACGCTTCGGCGGCATGGCGCGGCACGATCAGCGACAGGCGCCAGACGGCGGGTTGGAAGGTCATCGATGCGTCCCCGGTTGCGGCGGCCCCCGGCGTTAAACGGCCTCGACGAAGCTGTCAATCACCTTCTTGTCGCCGGCCTTCTCGAAGGCGATTTCGAGCTTGTTGCCGTCGATGGCGACGATGCGGCCATAGCCGAACTTCTGGTGGAAGACGCGCTGGCCGACAGCGAAGCGGCTGGCCGCCGCCGTCGCCGGCTGGATGCTCCAGGCGACGTCATCGAGCAGCGGCGCGGCGGCGCGGCGGCGCGGCCAGCCGCCGCCCGACCCGAAACGCCCGGCCTCGCCAAAGCCGCCGCGCCCGCCGGCCTCGCCCCCCCGATAGAGGCCGGGGGCGGCCCTGGCGGCGACGTGCTCGGCCGGCAGCTCGTCGACGAAGCGCGACGGGATGGCGCTCTGCCACTGGCCATAGACCCGCCGGTTGGCGGCGAAGCTGACGATGGCGCGCCGGCGCGCCCGGGTCAGGCCGACATAGGCCAGGCGCCGCTCCTCCTCCAGCCCGCCGGTGCCGCTTTCGTCCAGCGCCCGCTGATGGGGAAACAGGCCCTCCTCCCAGCCGGGCAGGAAGACGGTTTCGAACTCCAGCCCCTTGGCGCCGTGCAGCGTCATCAGGTTGACCTTGTCGTCGGCCGTCGACTCGTCGTTTTCCATGACCAGGCTGACGTGCTCGAGGAAGCCGGCCAAGTTCTCGAATTCGCCGATGGCGGCGACCATTTCCTTCAGGTTCTCCAGCCGCCCCGGGGCGTCGGGGGCGCGGCTTTGCTTCCACATCGTCGTGTAGCCCGATTCGTCCAGCACCTGGGCGGTCAGGTCGGCGGCGTCCATGGTGGAAAGCAGGCCGCGCCAGCGATCGAAGTCGGCCAGCAGCGCCGCCAGCGTGGCCCGCGCCTTGGGCTTCAGCTCGTCGGTGGCGACGATGTCCTCGACGGCGCGCGTCAGCGGCACGCCCTGCGCGCGGGCCAGCACATGGACGGCCTGGAGCGTCGAGGCGCCGATGCCGCGCTTGGGCACGTTGACGATGCGCTCGAAGGCCAAGTCGTCGGCCGGCTGGGCGATGACGCGCAGATAGGCGATGGCGTCGCGGATTTCCTGGCGCTCGTAGAAGCGCTGGCCGCCGATGACGCGATAGGGGATGCCCAGCGTGATCAGCCGCTCCTCGAACTCGCGGGTCTGGAAACCGGCCCTGACCAGGATGGCCATCCCGTTCAGCGGGTGTTTCTTGGCCTGGAGCGATTCGATCTCGTCGCCGACGAAGCGGGCCTCCTCCTCGCCGTCCCAGACCCCGTTGACGAGCACCTTGTCGCCCGCCTCGCCCTCGGTCCACAGCGTCTTGCCCAGGCGCCCCTCGTTGTGGGCGATCAGCCCGGAGGCGGCGCCCAGGATGTGCGGCGTCGAGCGGTAGTTGCGCTCCAGCCGGACCACGTGGGCACCGGGAAAGTCCTTCTCGAAGCGCAGGATGTTGCCGACCTCGGCGCCGCGCCAGCTATAGATCGACTGATCGTCATCTCCGACGCAGCACAGGTTGCCGTCGTTGCCGGCCAGCAGGCGCAGCCACAGGTACTGGGCGACGTTGGTGTCCTGGTACTCGTCGACCAGGATGTAGCGGAACTGCCGGCGATAGTGGGCCAACGCTTCCGGGTCGGCCAGGAACAGCGTCAGGCAATGCAAAAGCAGGTCGCCGAAGTCGCAGGCGTTCAGCGCCTTCAGCCGGTCCTGGTATTCGCCATAGAGGTCGAGGCCATGGCCGTCGCAGGCGTCCGAGCCTTCCGCCGCCGTCACCTTGGCAGGCGTGAGCCCGCGGTCCTTCCAGCGCTGGATGGCGGAGAGCACCAGGCGCCCCGGCGTCTTCTTCTCGTCGATGCCGCGGGCTTCCAGCAGCTGACGGATCAGGCGCAGCTGGTCGTCCTCGTCGAGGATGGTGAAGGCGGGGGTGAGGCCGAGGACCTCGGCGTGGCGGCGCACGATGCGCGCGCCCAGGGCGTGGAAGGTGCCGACCCACCAGCCCTCGACCTCGCGCCCCAGCAGGTCGGCCACCCGTTCGCGCATCTCGCGCGCCGCCTTGTTGGTGAAGGTGACGGCCATGATCTCCCACGGCCGGGCCTTGCCCTGAAGCAGGATGTGGGCAAGGCGCGTGGTCAGCACGCGGGTCTTGCCGGTGCCCGCCCCGGCCAGCACCAGAAGCGCGCCCTCGGTGGTTTCCACGGCCTGGCGCTGGGTGTCGTTGAGCCCCGCCAGATAGGGCGACGGCGCGGCGACGGCGGGGCCGGGGGAATCGGTGAACTCGAAGGGATCGGACATGGACGGATATATAGCCACAGGCCGACGCGCTGTCTGCGGCGAAGTGTCGGCGGCCGGGGTCTTTTCACCACCCCCCGTCATCCCCACCTGATTCCCTGAGCCATCCCTTTGGAGGGACCGCCGATGCAGATTTCCGCCCCCATCCGCCGGGCGGCGCGGTTCTTGGGAATCCTCGTTGGAGGAACGATCGCCGGCCTCGCCTTTCCGGCCGCCGCCGACAGCCTCGCCCAGGAAGACGTCCAGCGCATCATCGAAGCCGTGGTCGGCATCGAGGCCCAGGTCCCGGCCGACGCCCGCAGCGTCGAATCGCTGGGCCGCCAGCGAACCGGCACCGGCATGGTCATCGACGGCAACGGCCTGGTGCTGACCGTCGGCTATCTGATCCTGGAAGCCGCCGAAGTGTCGGTCTACGGACCCGACGGCCGGCCGGTGCCGGCCGCCGTCGTCGGCTACGACCACGAGACCGGCTTCGGCCTGGTGCGCACGGCGCTGCCGCTCAAGGTCAAGCCGCTGGCGCTGGGCCGCTCGGCCGAACTCGAGGTCGGCGACAGCGTGCTGGCGATCGCCCGCCTGGGACCGGCCCCGGTGATGCCGCAGATGGTGGTCAACCGGCGCGATTTCGCCGGCAACTGGGAATACCTGCTGGAAAACGCGCTGTTCACCTCGCCGCCGCTTCCCGGCTTCGGCGGCGCCGCCCTGATCGGCGTCGACGGCACGCTGCTGGGCGTCGGCTCGCTGTTCGTCCAGGACGCCATCGCCGGTCACGACCCCCTACCCGGCAACATGTTCATCCCCATCGACCTCCTGAAGCCCATCCTGGCCGACCTTTTGACCGACGGCCGGCGATCCGGCCCGGCGCAACCGTGGCTCGGCCTTTACACCGGCGAAACGGGCGGCCGGGTGGTGATCGCGCGCGTCGTGGCCGGCGGCCCGGCGGAGGCGGCCGGGCTGAAACCCGGCGACATCATCATGGGCGTCGGCGGCAAGAGCGTGCAGGACATGGTCGATTTCATGCGCAAGGTGCGCACGCAGGGCAAGGCCGGCGACGACATTCCGATCGACGTCATGTCCGGGGCCACCGCCGACATGACGATCGGCCGGCGCGTCATCCATTCCCGCGACCGCCACGACTGGCTGCGCCTGAAGCGCGACCTGTAGGCCAATTTCGGGGACACCATCCTTCCAATTTCAGGGACACCATACTTAATTCACCTTGAATTAAGTATGGTGTCCCTGAAATTACCGAAATTACCCTACTCGTGCTCCTCGCGGCGGCTGTCGACCAGGGCGCGGTTGTAGGCGGCGATGACGTCGCGCTCGTGGACGCAGCCGCGCAGCACCCCGGTGTCCGTCGAATCGACCACCGCGATGTGTTCCTCGCCGGCATCGCGCATGGCCGTGAGTGCGCTCCCAAGATCGGCGTTGACGGGCAGCATCGGCGGATGCAGGCGGGCGACGTCGCTGGCGGTGAGCAGGTCGTCGCAATCGGCGTCGAAGGCCATCTCGCTCAGGTCCTGCAGCGTGATGGTGCCCAAGAGGGTGCCGTCGCCGCGCACGACGAACACCTCGCCGACCCGCGACTGCAGAAGCCGGGCGCGGATTTCCGGCAGGCGGACCCCCTCGGTCACGGTGACGCACACGTCATCCATGACGTCGCGCACCCGGATGCCACGCAGCAGCGCCGCCTCGAAGCCGGCCTTGAGGTCGATGCCGCGCCTGGCCAGCTGGAAGGTGAAGTGGGAATGGCCGGTGACCTGCTTGGTGATGACCGAGGACACCACCACCGCCACCATCACCGCCAGGGTCACGGCGTAATCGCCGGTCATCTCGAAAATGATCAGCGTGGTCGAGATGGGCGCGCCCAGCACGGCGGCGGCGACCGCGCCCATGCCGACGATGGTATAGGAATCGGCCCCCGACGACAGGCCGGGGACGAGCTGGGTGACCACGGTACCGTAAGCGCCGCCGAGCATGGCGCCGATGACCAGGGACGGGCTGAACACGCCTCCGGCAAAGCCGAAGCCGATGCTGAGGATGGTGGCCAGCAGCTTGCCGAGGAAGGCGGCGGCCAGCACGGCCAGCGGCAGCGCGCCCCGCATCGCGTCGTCGGTCACCCCGTAGCCGAGGCCCAGGACCTGGGGCACCGCCAGCGCGATGGCGCCGACCAGGAGGCCGCCGGCCATCGGGCGCAGCCACACCGGCCCCGGCAGGCGGCCCACCCCGTCCTGGAGCGCCGCGGTGCCGCGGATGAAGGCGATGGCGGCCACCGCCGAAAGGACGCCCAGCACCAGGAAGGCCGGGATCTCGCCCAGCGAGACGCCGGGGTGCTGGGCGATGATGAAGGCCGGGTAGTCGCCGAAATAGGCGCGCGACGCCATGGTCCCCACCACGCTGGCCAGCACGATGGGGGCGAACGAGCTGAGCCCGTAGGAACCGATGACCACTTCGTTGGCGAAGAGGGCCCCGGCGATTGGCGCGTTGAAGGAGGCCGCCACCGCCGCCGCCACCCCGCAGCCCATCACGGTACGGGCCAGCATGCGCGTCAGGCGCAGCGTCTTGGCCAGCCAGCCGCCGAGCGCCGCGCCCAGGTGGACGGCCGGCCCCTCGCGCCCGACCGAGGCCCCGACACCGATGGAAACGGCGTCGACGAGCGCCGTCTTGAGGCCGCGGCGCAGCGACATGCGGCCGCTGCGAAAGGCGTTGGCGGCGATGACGTCGGCCACGTTCGACGGCCGCCGGCGCCGGATCACGAAGCGGAACAGCAGGCCGACCAGCAGCCCGCCCGCCGTCGGCGCCGCCAGCACCCACCACCACGGAAGGGTCATCACGTGCTCGACCAGGCGCGGGCTGGTGGTGCCGTAGAAGACGCCCTGCACCAGGGCGATGGCCTCGCGGAACAGGATGATCGCCCCGGCCGACAGGGCGCCGACGGCGATCGCCAGGATGGCCAGGATCAACTGGTCGTTGCGGATCGTCCGCCGGGCCCGCATGAGGACCCGGCTGATGGTCAGTCGGCTGGTCGGCAGGCGCTTCTTCATGGATTCCCCGTTCGGCGCTCCGTCCCTGTCAATACGGGCTTTCTGGCCCTCTCGTCAAAGGATTGGCGCATGAGAAGGGCCATCCCCCCGCGGGGGCGCCCGGGCGAAGGGCGTTGCCGCGCCCGGCGGCCTATGCCATAAGCGGGACGCGAAAAGGCCGCCGCGGCAGCGACGGCAGGGTGGAAATGCGCGCGGACGATGAGCGGAACGAGCCTGAAAGAGCCGATGGACGGTGGCGACGCGCCAAGGATGGCGGGGCCGGAGCTTTCGGTCGTGGTGCCGGTCCACAATGAATCCGAGAACGTCGTTCCGCTGATCCTGGAAGTGCTGGCGGCGCTGGACGGGCAGTTCGACTTCGAGCTCATCTACGTCGACGATTGCAGCGACGACGCGACGCCGGACCTGTTGGCCGACGCCCTCGGCCGCTTCCCACGCCTGAGGGTGCTCCGCCACCGCGCGCGGACCGGCCAGAGCGCCGCGCTGGCCACCGGCATCGAGGCCGCCCGCGGGCGGACCATCGCCACGCTGGACGGCGACGGCCAGAACGACCCCGCCGACATCGCCGCCCTGGTGAAGCAGTTGCAGGAATCGCCCGATCCCGACCGCCTGCTGGTCGCCGGCCATCGCGCCCGCCGCCGCGACACCTGGGTCAAGCGCCTGTCCTCGCGCGTCGCCAACGGCGTGCGCCGCGCCCTGCTTGGCGACGGCACGCCGGACACCGGCTGCGGGCTCAAGGTGTTCACGCGAACGGCGTTCCTGGCGATGCCGCGCTTCGATCACATGCACCGCTTCCTGCCGGCCCTGATGCTCCGGGCCGGCGGCACGGTGGTGTCGGTGCCCGTCAACCACCGGCACCGTACCAAGGGGCGCACCAAGTACGGCGTCTTCGACCGCCTGTGGGTCGGGCTGTTCGATCTGATCGGCGTCATGTGGCTGCAGCGGCGGCGCATCGTCCCGACGGCGGACGAGATCGCGGCCAAGCGGGATTGAGGAAGCGGCCCGTGCCTCAAAAAGCCGTTCCGACACGCACAACCCTTTTGGTCCGCGGCTTTTTCATGATCGCCGCCTTCGTCGCCGCCGGCCTTTTCGTGCGCGCGCTGGAAGAGGGCCAATTCCTCAATGCCGAATGGGTCGACGCCGTCGTCCGCGACCACGGACTGACCGGGCAGGTCGTCTTCCTGGCCGTCGGCGCGCTGTTCACCGCTTTCGGGCTGCCCCGCCAGGTGGTGTGTTTCCTTGGCGGTTATGGCTTCGGATTCATGCTGGGCACGGCGCTGGCGCTGACCGCCACGGTGATGGGCTGCACCATCGCCTTCCTGTTCGCCCGGCTGGCCGCCCGCGACCTTTTGGCCCATCGCTTCTCCGGGCGCCTGCGCCGGGCTGACGCCGTTCTCGGCAAGACCCCGTTCTCGGTGATCCTGACCATCCGCCTGCTGCCGGTCGGCAGCAACCTCGCCACCAACCTGGTGGCCGGGGTGTCGAGCGCCGCGCTGTGGCCGTTCGTCGCCGCCTCGGCCCTCGGCCACCTGCCGCAGACGGTGGTGTTCGCCCTGGTCGGCAGCGGCATCAACGTCGACCCCGAGATCCGCCTGACCCTGGGCATCGTCCTCTTTGTCCTTTCCATGCTGCTGGGCACACACCTCTATTTCCGGCTGCGCAAGGATGCTACCCTTTGGGGCGTCATCGAAATGGCCGGCGGCGCCACCGGTGCCGAAGGCGCGCCCGCCGCCGCCAGCCCGCGCATTCCCGATTGAGGCTCCGGACCTTGGCTCGCCGCACGTCCGACGACATTCTCTCGCAACCGCTGCTGTGGACCGGCCTGTGGCTGGCGCTGGTCGCCGTCACCCTGTTCAGCCGGCCGCTGATGCCCGTCGACGAGACCCGCTACCTGTCGGTGGCCTGGGACATGTGGCAGCGTGGCGACTTCCTGGTCCCCCACATCAATGGCGAGCCCTACAGCCACAAGCCGCCGCTGCTGTTCTGGCTGATGCACGCCGGATGGGCGGTAACGGGCGTCAACGAGTGGTGGCCGCGGCTGGTGGCGCCGCTGTTCGGCCTGGGCTGCCTGTTCCTGACCCGCAGCCTGGCCCGGCGCCTGTGGCCGGATCGGCCCGAGGTCGCCCTCCTGGCGCCGGTGATCGTGCTGGGCAGCCTGTTCTGGACGCTGTTTTCCACCCTTACCTTCTTCGATCCGCTTCTCGCCTTCTTCGCGCTGCTCGGCATCGGCGGCCTAATCACCGCCCGGCAGCGGGCGGGTTGGCGGGGGTTCATCGTCACCGGCGTCGCCATCGGCCTGGGCGTGCTGGCCAAGGGGCCGGCCATCCTCGTCCACGTGCTGCCGGCCGCCCTGCTGGCGCCGCTGTGGGCGCCGCGCCTGATCGGGCCCTCGGGCGCCGCCGCGCCGGGGCCGGGCTGGCCGCGCTGGTATGCCGGCGTGCTGGTTTCGGTGCTCCTCGGCGCCGCCATCGGGCTGGCCTGGGCGGTGCCGGCCGCCATGTCCGGCGGTCCCGAATACGCCAACGCCATCTTCTGGGGCCAATCGGCCGGCCGCATGGTGGAATCCTTCGCCCACGGGCGGCCGTGGTGGTGGTTCGCGGCGCTCCTGCCGGTGATGCTTCTGCCCTGGCCGGCCTGGCCGGGGGCCTGGCGGGCCGTGGCCGGCGGAAGATTTGCCCTTTCCGAGGGCGGTGTCCGCCTCTGTTTGGCGTGGTTCGTGCCGGCCCTGCTGGTGTTTTCGGCGATCAGCGGCAAGCAGCCCCACTACCTGCTGCCCGAGTTCCCGGCACTGGCCTTGATCCTGGGCCGCCTGCTTGCCGATGCCGACCCGGCCCGGGCCACCGGCCGGCGCGCCCTGCTGTTGCCCGGGCTGATCTTCGCCGCCATCGGCATCGCGCTGGCCGCGGCGCCGGTCACCTTCGCCGGCCGCATCGTCGCCGTGCACCTGTTGCAGCCGGCCTGGGCCGTCCTTCTGTTCCTGGCCATCGCCGCCGCCGTCCGGCTGGTTCGCGGCGGCCGGCTGTCGGCCGCCGTCTTTGCCCTTACCCTGATGAGCGCCGCCGCCGTCGGCGCCGTCCACCTGGCGGCCCGCCCGCTGCTGGCCGAGGCCTTCGACCAGGCGCCGCTGGCCCGCCAGTTGGGCGACTGGCAGCGGGCCGGCAGCCCGCTGGCCCATTTCGGAAAGTATCACGCCCAGTTCAACTTCCTGGGCCGGCTGACCGCCCCCGTCGACATCATCGACAACATGGCGGAGGCGGCGGCGTGGACGACCAGAAACCCCACGGGCCGCATCATTTCCTACGAAAGCCGGCGCTCGGCCTCCGGGCCGGTGCTGGTCCTTCCCTTCCGCGGCAAATGGGTCGAGGTGTGGGAGGCCGCCGTGGTCGCCCGCGACCCCTCCGTCCTCCATCGCAACTAGCCTTTTTTGCACCGCCCGCCCTTGACACGGGGAACAAACCCTCATAGATCGTTGGCACTCACTCAGGGAGAGTGCTAACGACATCGTTTGTCGATTTATCGTCAGTGATTTCTACGGAGGACACATCATGAAATTCAGGCCGCTGCACGATCGCGTGCTGCTTCGCCGCGTCGAGCAGAATGAAAAGACGGCGGGTGGGATCATCATTCCCGACACCGCCAAGGAAAAGCCGATGGAAGGCGAGATTCTCGCCGTCGGAAGCGGAAGCCGTAACGAAGACGGCAAGATCGTTCCGCTCGACGTCAAGGCCGGCGACCGCGTGCTGTTCGGAAAGTGGTCCGGCACCGAGGTCAAGATCGACGGTGAGGACCTGTTGATCATGAAGGAATCCGACCTTCTCGGCATCATCGAGAAGACCAGCAAGAAGAAATAGGGGATAACTACAATGGCTGCGAAAGACGTAAGATTCGGCGGCGACGCCCGGGCTAAACTGCTGGCCGGCGTCGACGTGCTGGCCAATGCCGTCAAGGTGACTCTGGGCCCGAAGGGCCGCAACGTGGTGCTCGAGAAGTCGTTCGGCGCGCCGCGCATCACCAAGGACGGCGTGACGGTCGCCAAGGACATCGAACTGGCCGACAAGTTCGAGAACATGGGCGCCCAGATGGTGCGCGAAGTCGCCAACCGGACCTCGGACGAGGCCGGTGACGGCACCACCACGGCGACGGTTCTGGCCCAGGCCATCGTGCGCGAAGGCTCCAAGGCTGTGGCCGCCGGCATGAACCCGATGGACCTGAAGCGCGGCATCGACCTGGCGGTCGAGTCCGTCATGGCCGACCTCAAGAAGCGCTCCAGCAAGGTTTCGACCAGCGGCGAAGTCGCCCAGGTCGGCACCATCTCGGCCAACGGCGAAGTCGAAATCGGCAAGATGATCGCCGAAGCGATGGAAAAGGTCGGCAACGAGGGCGTGATCACCGTCGAGGAAGCCAAGAGCCTGCATTCCGAGCTCGAAGTCGTCGAGGGCATGCAGTTCGACCGTGGCTACACTTCGCCCTACTTCATCACGAACGCCGAAAAGATGACGTGCGAGATGGAGAGCCCCTACATCCTGATCCACGAGAAGAAGCTGTCCAGCCTGCAGCCGCTGCTGCCGGTCCTGGAAGCCGTGGTCCAGTCGAGCCGTCCGCTGCTGATCATCGCCGAGGACATCGAGGGCGAGGCCCTGGCCACCCTGGTGGTCAACAAGCTGCGCGGCGGGCTGAAGGTCGCCGCTGTCAAGGCCCCCGGCTTCGGCGACCGCCGCAAGGCCATGATGGAAGATCTCGCCATCCTGACCTCCGGCCAGGTCATCTCCGAAGACCTCGGCATCAAGCTCGAGAACGTCAACCTCACCATGCTGGGCCGCGCCAAGCGGATCATCATCACGAAGGATGACACCACCATCGTCGAAGGCGTTGGCGGCAAGAAGGACATCGAAGGGCGCTGCAACCAGATCCGCGCCCAGATCGAGGACAGCACCTCCGAATACGACAAGGAGAAGCTGATGGAGCGGCTGGCCAAGCTGGCCGGCGGCGTGGCGGTGATCCGCGTCGGCGGGGCCACCGAGACCGAGGTGAAGGAGCGCAAGGATCGCGTCGACGACGCCCTGCACGCCACCCGCGCCGCGGTCGAGGAAGGCATCGTCGCCGGTGGCGGCACGGCCCTGCTCTACTCCTCGCGCATCCTCGACAAGGTCAAGGGCGCCAATCCGGACCAGCAGGTCGGCATCGACATCGTGCGCCGCGCCCTGCA from Shumkonia mesophila harbors:
- a CDS encoding 50S ribosomal protein L11 methyltransferase, producing MTFQPAVWRLSLIVPRHAAEAFAEALESLSGAVIWPMIEDPATAEIRLDAFLADEPDQAAVRAAIEGAAAACAVAPPRPDIVWLPPRDWLDENRRAFEPFTVGRYFVHGSDFAGPLPAGCIPLKVDAGLAFGSGRHESTAGCLKALDGLAHRPIRRVLDMGCGSGILAIAAAHTWPARVLASDVDPAAVRVAAANAQANGVASRVRVVLSDGYAAREIGHRRPYDLIVANILAKPLRHMAPDLARNLRPGGFAVLAGFIVGDAGAVLDAHRQAGLALARHVDVGGWRTLVLRRPRHD
- a CDS encoding ATP-dependent helicase gives rise to the protein MSDPFEFTDSPGPAVAAPSPYLAGLNDTQRQAVETTEGALLVLAGAGTGKTRVLTTRLAHILLQGKARPWEIMAVTFTNKAAREMRERVADLLGREVEGWWVGTFHALGARIVRRHAEVLGLTPAFTILDEDDQLRLIRQLLEARGIDEKKTPGRLVLSAIQRWKDRGLTPAKVTAAEGSDACDGHGLDLYGEYQDRLKALNACDFGDLLLHCLTLFLADPEALAHYRRQFRYILVDEYQDTNVAQYLWLRLLAGNDGNLCCVGDDDQSIYSWRGAEVGNILRFEKDFPGAHVVRLERNYRSTPHILGAASGLIAHNEGRLGKTLWTEGEAGDKVLVNGVWDGEEEARFVGDEIESLQAKKHPLNGMAILVRAGFQTREFEERLITLGIPYRVIGGQRFYERQEIRDAIAYLRVIAQPADDLAFERIVNVPKRGIGASTLQAVHVLARAQGVPLTRAVEDIVATDELKPKARATLAALLADFDRWRGLLSTMDAADLTAQVLDESGYTTMWKQSRAPDAPGRLENLKEMVAAIGEFENLAGFLEHVSLVMENDESTADDKVNLMTLHGAKGLEFETVFLPGWEEGLFPHQRALDESGTGGLEEERRLAYVGLTRARRRAIVSFAANRRVYGQWQSAIPSRFVDELPAEHVAARAAPGLYRGGEAGGRGGFGEAGRFGSGGGWPRRRAAAPLLDDVAWSIQPATAAASRFAVGQRVFHQKFGYGRIVAIDGNKLEIAFEKAGDKKVIDSFVEAV
- a CDS encoding S1C family serine protease; this translates as MQISAPIRRAARFLGILVGGTIAGLAFPAAADSLAQEDVQRIIEAVVGIEAQVPADARSVESLGRQRTGTGMVIDGNGLVLTVGYLILEAAEVSVYGPDGRPVPAAVVGYDHETGFGLVRTALPLKVKPLALGRSAELEVGDSVLAIARLGPAPVMPQMVVNRRDFAGNWEYLLENALFTSPPLPGFGGAALIGVDGTLLGVGSLFVQDAIAGHDPLPGNMFIPIDLLKPILADLLTDGRRSGPAQPWLGLYTGETGGRVVIARVVAGGPAEAAGLKPGDIIMGVGGKSVQDMVDFMRKVRTQGKAGDDIPIDVMSGATADMTIGRRVIHSRDRHDWLRLKRDL
- a CDS encoding chloride channel protein, which codes for MKKRLPTSRLTISRVLMRARRTIRNDQLILAILAIAVGALSAGAIILFREAIALVQGVFYGTTSPRLVEHVMTLPWWWVLAAPTAGGLLVGLLFRFVIRRRRPSNVADVIAANAFRSGRMSLRRGLKTALVDAVSIGVGASVGREGPAVHLGAALGGWLAKTLRLTRMLARTVMGCGVAAAVAASFNAPIAGALFANEVVIGSYGLSSFAPIVLASVVGTMASRAYFGDYPAFIIAQHPGVSLGEIPAFLVLGVLSAVAAIAFIRGTAALQDGVGRLPGPVWLRPMAGGLLVGAIALAVPQVLGLGYGVTDDAMRGALPLAVLAAAFLGKLLATILSIGFGFAGGVFSPSLVIGAMLGGAYGTVVTQLVPGLSSGADSYTIVGMGAVAAAVLGAPISTTLIIFEMTGDYAVTLAVMVAVVVSSVITKQVTGHSHFTFQLARRGIDLKAGFEAALLRGIRVRDVMDDVCVTVTEGVRLPEIRARLLQSRVGEVFVVRGDGTLLGTITLQDLSEMAFDADCDDLLTASDVARLHPPMLPVNADLGSALTAMRDAGEEHIAVVDSTDTGVLRGCVHERDVIAAYNRALVDSRREEHE
- a CDS encoding glycosyltransferase family 2 protein, translated to MSGTSLKEPMDGGDAPRMAGPELSVVVPVHNESENVVPLILEVLAALDGQFDFELIYVDDCSDDATPDLLADALGRFPRLRVLRHRARTGQSAALATGIEAARGRTIATLDGDGQNDPADIAALVKQLQESPDPDRLLVAGHRARRRDTWVKRLSSRVANGVRRALLGDGTPDTGCGLKVFTRTAFLAMPRFDHMHRFLPALMLRAGGTVVSVPVNHRHRTKGRTKYGVFDRLWVGLFDLIGVMWLQRRRIVPTADEIAAKRD
- a CDS encoding TVP38/TMEM64 family protein; this encodes MPQKAVPTRTTLLVRGFFMIAAFVAAGLFVRALEEGQFLNAEWVDAVVRDHGLTGQVVFLAVGALFTAFGLPRQVVCFLGGYGFGFMLGTALALTATVMGCTIAFLFARLAARDLLAHRFSGRLRRADAVLGKTPFSVILTIRLLPVGSNLATNLVAGVSSAALWPFVAASALGHLPQTVVFALVGSGINVDPEIRLTLGIVLFVLSMLLGTHLYFRLRKDATLWGVIEMAGGATGAEGAPAAASPRIPD
- a CDS encoding ArnT family glycosyltransferase, encoding MARRTSDDILSQPLLWTGLWLALVAVTLFSRPLMPVDETRYLSVAWDMWQRGDFLVPHINGEPYSHKPPLLFWLMHAGWAVTGVNEWWPRLVAPLFGLGCLFLTRSLARRLWPDRPEVALLAPVIVLGSLFWTLFSTLTFFDPLLAFFALLGIGGLITARQRAGWRGFIVTGVAIGLGVLAKGPAILVHVLPAALLAPLWAPRLIGPSGAAAPGPGWPRWYAGVLVSVLLGAAIGLAWAVPAAMSGGPEYANAIFWGQSAGRMVESFAHGRPWWWFAALLPVMLLPWPAWPGAWRAVAGGRFALSEGGVRLCLAWFVPALLVFSAISGKQPHYLLPEFPALALILGRLLADADPARATGRRALLLPGLIFAAIGIALAAAPVTFAGRIVAVHLLQPAWAVLLFLAIAAAVRLVRGGRLSAAVFALTLMSAAAVGAVHLAARPLLAEAFDQAPLARQLGDWQRAGSPLAHFGKYHAQFNFLGRLTAPVDIIDNMAEAAAWTTRNPTGRIISYESRRSASGPVLVLPFRGKWVEVWEAAVVARDPSVLHRN
- the groES gene encoding co-chaperone GroES; this translates as MKFRPLHDRVLLRRVEQNEKTAGGIIIPDTAKEKPMEGEILAVGSGSRNEDGKIVPLDVKAGDRVLFGKWSGTEVKIDGEDLLIMKESDLLGIIEKTSKKK
- the groL gene encoding chaperonin GroEL (60 kDa chaperone family; promotes refolding of misfolded polypeptides especially under stressful conditions; forms two stacked rings of heptamers to form a barrel-shaped 14mer; ends can be capped by GroES; misfolded proteins enter the barrel where they are refolded when GroES binds) — protein: MAAKDVRFGGDARAKLLAGVDVLANAVKVTLGPKGRNVVLEKSFGAPRITKDGVTVAKDIELADKFENMGAQMVREVANRTSDEAGDGTTTATVLAQAIVREGSKAVAAGMNPMDLKRGIDLAVESVMADLKKRSSKVSTSGEVAQVGTISANGEVEIGKMIAEAMEKVGNEGVITVEEAKSLHSELEVVEGMQFDRGYTSPYFITNAEKMTCEMESPYILIHEKKLSSLQPLLPVLEAVVQSSRPLLIIAEDIEGEALATLVVNKLRGGLKVAAVKAPGFGDRRKAMMEDLAILTSGQVISEDLGIKLENVNLTMLGRAKRIIITKDDTTIVEGVGGKKDIEGRCNQIRAQIEDSTSEYDKEKLMERLAKLAGGVAVIRVGGATETEVKERKDRVDDALHATRAAVEEGIVAGGGTALLYSSRILDKVKGANPDQQVGIDIVRRALQAPLRQIAENAGHDGAVVAGKLLDQKDTTYGFDAQSGTYRNLVEAGIVDPTKVVRTALQGAASVASLLITTEAMVADRPEKKEPMGGAPDMGGMGGMGGMGGF